In the Gammaproteobacteria bacterium genome, TGGGCTCGAATCTCGCGGGCAAGGTCACGTTCGCGCGCAGCTCGGTGCTGCTTTCAAAATTGAATTCTATCCGACTCGCACTGAGCTGGCTGATTTCATGCAGTCCGAGTTCGTGGCCCGCGCCGTCCAGCGTGCCGGCAAACGCGAGTTCCAGATGTCCGCGGCAGCGCGGTTTGTCCGACAGCAAGGCCTGCGTCAAACCCACGCTGAGCCTGTAATCCCGCGCGTCCCCGTCCGGTTCCACGTTGACGGAATGAATTCTCAGCCCGGCGCGGGCTTCCTGGGGCGTAATGAATTCCTGCAGACCATAGATGGTCATGCGCTGATTCATGACCTGGCCCTGCAGGTCGCTCACCTGGGATCTAAGGGCCGCCGCCGCCTCCTCGTCGATCATCTGGTTGAGTTCGTGGTTGCGCAGTTCCAGGTTTTCTATGCGCGCCTGCATCATGGAGATTCTGTCGTTGGCCAGGTTGCGCTGCAGCGACCAGCCGGCATAACCTCCGGCCGCGAAGACCAGGGCAATGATGAGAGACAGCGCGACGGAATAGCGCCCGCGCCATACCAGGACTTTGTTGCGGCCCAGCAAAATCGTTCCCGGAAATCCAACCTTCCGGTTACTTTACCGCATGTTCACCGTCGCCCGCAGGCCGACGCGCTCCCCGAATTCCTCCAGAACCTGCCGGTAAACGGAACGCTTGAAGAACACGACTTCCTCGGCGGGATGCCAGTAATCCACCCAGCTCCAATCGTCGAATTCGGGCTCTTCGGCGAGGTCGGGACGAACGCGCTCGTCCGCGCAGGTGAGCCTCAACAGCCACCAGAGCTGTTTCTGTCCGATACAGCGCGGCGCGCGCGAACGCTGGTACCTGGGCGGCAGCTTGTAGCTTACCCACCGGCCCATGCGCGCCACTTCCCGTACCTGCGACGGATCCAGCCCCAGTTCTTCCTTCAGTTCGCGGTACATGGCGTCCCGGGGCGGTTCCCCCTGCCGAACGCCGCCCTGGGGAAACTGCCAGCCGCGACGGTCGCTGCGGCGCGCCAGCAAAACCCGGTCGCGGCCGTCCCAGACGACGATGCCGACGCCCCGCCGATAGCCCTTGTGGTCGATGATGTCCTGCTCTGGCGCCACGTGTTTCTCCCCTTCACGCGAAAGAATACCCTGCTTGCATTACGATGCGTAACTCCCGGACAGCACACCAACATGAGTCACTCGGTAAAGCAGCATCTCGGACTGGAGACTGAGGTCTACGACCGGACCATACGCACCTGGATTCCCGGTTACGAGCAGGCGCTGAGACGGGCCGCCCGGGAGATCGCACGCGTTCAACCGCGCCGGGTGCTGGACCTCGGCGCCGGGACCGGCGCACTATCCGAAGCCATACTGGATCAGACTGCAACGGCCACGGTCGTATTGCTTGACCTGGACGAGGAAATGCTTGCCCAGGCCCGGGTGCGGCTGAAGCGCTTCGGTGAAAGGGCTCGTTTTCGCCGCCAATCGTTTCTTGATCCCCTTCCGCAATGCGATGCGGTCGCGGCGTCGCTGGCGCTTCACCATGTGCCGGCCATGACGGAGAAGACGCAACTCTACAAGCGGATCCTGAAAGCGCTTCCGCCGGCCGGCGTGCTGGTCAATGCCGACGTCACGATGCCGGCGGGCGAGCCCCGGCGCAGCGAAGACCACGCGAAGTGGGCGGCGCATCTTGTCTCATGCGGCATCGGGGAGGACCGCGCCTACGAGCACTTCAGGGAGTGGGCCGGCGAGGACACGTATTTCCCGCTGGAAATCGAGCTTGAGGCCATGACCGAGGCCGGCTTTGACGCTGCCTGCATCTGGCGGGACATTCCGAACACGCTGATGATCGGACGCAAGCCCTGATGTCGTGTTAATCCTCCTCCGCGCTCCTGACGTTGTGCATGATGTCGCGGTCGGCAAGGTTTCCGGAAGGCGGCATTTTGATACCCTCGATCCGCGACGGAATCATGCGGCTGGGATAGTAGTTGTTCTCGATGTCCGCGTCGGCAGTCTCCCACTTCGGGTCCACCACGATGCTGCTGATCTTCTCCGGCGATACAAGCAGTTTCTTCACGCCGTGCGCCGCGCGCCGCCAGGTCTCGGCCGGCAGATTGATCCGCTCCTGGCTGCCGCCCGCGTAGGTAACTTCGAGAAGGATGGGCATGACAAGCCCGCCGAGATTGGAAAACTCGAGGATGTAGTAATTGAGGTCCTCGTCCACCGCCCTTTCCAGGGTGGCGCGCTCCCAGTCCTCAAGCCCCGCCAGGAATTCCTCGTAGCGCTTGCGTTCCACATCGGTGACCGTGAACTCGTCGTTCTCATCGTAGAAGTCGCGCACGTCCGGGTTTCTCTCCACCCAGGTGCGCCTTCCCTCCGCCCGGTTCTTCTCGACGAATACGGACGGCGGCTCTGACTCCTCTATCTCGCGAAGCCGAGCGTAGTCCACGTCCGGATCTTCGGTATCCAGACGCATTTCATAGACGCGGTCGAGCGAGATGTCGACGTGGTCGGTAGTGTAGAACCAGCCGCGCCAGAACCAGTCCAGGTCCACGCCCGAGGCTTCTTCCATCGTGCGGAAAAAATCGGCCGGCGTCGGCCGCTTGAATTTCCAGCGGCGGGCGTATTCCTTCATGGCGAAGTCGAACAGCTCGCGGCCGAGAACCGTTTCCCGCAGGATATTGAGCGCGGCCGTCGGTTTGCCGTAGGCATTGGGGCCCACCTGCAGCAGGCTGTCGGCCTGGGTCATGATTGGCACCTGATCGGTCGAGGTCATGTAGTCGGTCATGTCGCGCGGTTCTACCGCCCAGTTGATCTCCGGGTCCCACTCGCGCCCGGCCACGGCGTCGAGGTAGCTGTTCAGGCCTTCGTCCATCCAGGTCCACTGGCGCTCGTCGGAGTTCACGATCATCGGGAAGAAGAAATGGCCGATTTCGTGAATGATCACGCCGATAAGGAAGCGCTTGTCGCCGAGGGTGTAGGTGCGCGATCCGTCGTCCCGCAAGGTGGTCCGCGGGCCGTTGAAGGTGATCATGGGGTATTCCATGCCGCCGAGGAATCCCACGCTCACGGACTGGGCGGTCGGATACGGGTAGTCGAAAGTGAACCGCGTGTAAACCTCAAGCGCGTGAATCACGACCTCGGTGGAATAGTCCGACCAGAGCGTCCCGCCTTCCTTGGGATAGAAGGACATGGCCATGACCTGTTCCTGCTCGGCGCCGGGCTGCCGCATGCCCTTCGCGTCCCAGATGAACTTGCGCGACGAGGCCCAGGCGAAATCGCGCACGTTCTTCGCGGAGAAACGCCAGGTGGCGGTGCCGGAGGCGCCGTCGCGCTCGTTCTCGCGCGCCTCGTCGGGCGTGACGATGAAGACCGGCCGTTCGGCGGTTTCGGCCTGCCTGAGCCGCGCCTGCTGTTCGGCCGTCAGCACTTCCCCGCCGTTGGTCAGTTCTCCGGTGGCCGAGACGATGTGGTCCGCGGGCACCGTGATGGCCACGTCGTAGTCGCCGAATTCCAGCGTGAATTCGCCCGAACCGAGAAACTCCTTGTTGGTCCAGCCCTCGTAGTCGGTGTAGGCGGCCAGGCGCGGGAACCACTGCGCAATTGCGAAGATGTGGTTCCCGTCGGTGCGGGCGTCGTCGGGAAAGTGCTCATAGCCGCCCCGCGCCCGAAATGCGGAGCCGTGCACGATGTTGTAGGCGAAATCGACGTTGAACTCGGTCTGTTCGCCGGTCGCCAACGGCGCCGCAAGGTCCACCCGCATCAGGGTGCCCACGATCACGTGCGGCATCGGCCGGCCGTTGCCGTCGGTCACCGCGCTGATTTCGAACCCCAGGTCCTCGTCGTCCATGTACTGCAGCCGGCGCAGGTTGCCGAGGCTGATCTGCGCGGCATCGTCCTGCCCTGCGGCTGCCGCGGGAGGATTCTCGAAGGTACGGCTCATTTCCGCGATCGAATCGTCGCGGAACCGGTTCTGGTCCAGGTGCAGCCACAGCCAGGTAAGCGTGTCGGGCGAGTTGTTGTGATAGGTCACGGTCTGGGTGGCGGAGATGCGCTGCTTCTCCTCGTCCAGCGTTACCTCAATCGAGTAGTCCACCTGCTGCTGCCAGTACGCGTGGCCGGGTTGTCCGGCGGCGTTGCGGTAGGCGTTGGGGGTCGGAAGTATTTCCTCAAGCTGCCGGAACTTGTCCTCGAACGGCGGCTCGTTCGTGGTCTCCATGCTCCAGCCCGCCGCGCAGGTCAGCAGGGCGGCGGCTGCGGCCGGCAGGCGCCGGCGTGTCCATTGGTTCGAAAGCACTGAAGTTTCTCCCGTTCTATTGTTGTATTTCGTATTTGCCGAGTCCGTCATTGCGGTGTTCTCCGTGGGGAGCGCGCTCCGCCCTCCGCGGCCGGTCCGTCACCTCGGCCAGCGGTTTCTCCCAGTCTTTCATTGGCGGCAGGCCCAGCGCCCGGGCCAGCGTAGGGGCGATGTGGCGCGGGGTGACCGGCCGGCCAACGATCGCCGCCTTCAGGTCCGCGCCGTAAAACAGGACCGGCACGCGCAGGTCCGGCAGGTACGGCGACCCATGGCTGGCCGCGTACACGGGCGGGTCCGCACTGACGAAACTGTGCTGCGATTCAACCACGTACATCTCCCCGCTGCGCCCGTCGAACCAGACGTTGCGGATCAGTTCACAAGTCCGGTCGCCGCCGCAGTCGTCCAGCTTCGACACCGGCACTGTCCGCGCGATCTCGGGGCGGGCCTCAAGCCATTCGCCGGCCATGCTGCGGACCGAATCGAGGTCGAGCTCCAGGCGTTCTATGGCCGAAAGGTTGAAGTACGCCCACGGCATCACGATGC is a window encoding:
- a CDS encoding RNA pyrophosphohydrolase, giving the protein MLSREGEKHVAPEQDIIDHKGYRRGVGIVVWDGRDRVLLARRSDRRGWQFPQGGVRQGEPPRDAMYRELKEELGLDPSQVREVARMGRWVSYKLPPRYQRSRAPRCIGQKQLWWLLRLTCADERVRPDLAEEPEFDDWSWVDYWHPAEEVVFFKRSVYRQVLEEFGERVGLRATVNMR
- a CDS encoding M1 family metallopeptidase; this translates as METTNEPPFEDKFRQLEEILPTPNAYRNAAGQPGHAYWQQQVDYSIEVTLDEEKQRISATQTVTYHNNSPDTLTWLWLHLDQNRFRDDSIAEMSRTFENPPAAAAGQDDAAQISLGNLRRLQYMDDEDLGFEISAVTDGNGRPMPHVIVGTLMRVDLAAPLATGEQTEFNVDFAYNIVHGSAFRARGGYEHFPDDARTDGNHIFAIAQWFPRLAAYTDYEGWTNKEFLGSGEFTLEFGDYDVAITVPADHIVSATGELTNGGEVLTAEQQARLRQAETAERPVFIVTPDEARENERDGASGTATWRFSAKNVRDFAWASSRKFIWDAKGMRQPGAEQEQVMAMSFYPKEGGTLWSDYSTEVVIHALEVYTRFTFDYPYPTAQSVSVGFLGGMEYPMITFNGPRTTLRDDGSRTYTLGDKRFLIGVIIHEIGHFFFPMIVNSDERQWTWMDEGLNSYLDAVAGREWDPEINWAVEPRDMTDYMTSTDQVPIMTQADSLLQVGPNAYGKPTAALNILRETVLGRELFDFAMKEYARRWKFKRPTPADFFRTMEEASGVDLDWFWRGWFYTTDHVDISLDRVYEMRLDTEDPDVDYARLREIEESEPPSVFVEKNRAEGRRTWVERNPDVRDFYDENDEFTVTDVERKRYEEFLAGLEDWERATLERAVDEDLNYYILEFSNLGGLVMPILLEVTYAGGSQERINLPAETWRRAAHGVKKLLVSPEKISSIVVDPKWETADADIENNYYPSRMIPSRIEGIKMPPSGNLADRDIMHNVRSAEED
- a CDS encoding class I SAM-dependent methyltransferase, yielding MSHSVKQHLGLETEVYDRTIRTWIPGYEQALRRAAREIARVQPRRVLDLGAGTGALSEAILDQTATATVVLLDLDEEMLAQARVRLKRFGERARFRRQSFLDPLPQCDAVAASLALHHVPAMTEKTQLYKRILKALPPAGVLVNADVTMPAGEPRRSEDHAKWAAHLVSCGIGEDRAYEHFREWAGEDTYFPLEIELEAMTEAGFDAACIWRDIPNTLMIGRKP